Part of the Palaemon carinicauda isolate YSFRI2023 chromosome 8, ASM3689809v2, whole genome shotgun sequence genome is shown below.
aatttattgatcAGGAACTTGCTGCCTATTAAATAtgttactgatctagatattaatctgtcacAATCACTCAGTTCTTTACGAAtgtgtataagaattttcataattcatcCGAGACAGTATCATCCTATTCGTAGTACTAGGTAAGCAGTTAACTCTAATATATACTTACTAACTTCACTTACTTTGACGGAtgcttttccgatcccatacagcaggggaaccccactctctacagggcctccattgtcgttttatcttgttcgttcagagtattcaacatttcatataacatattgttcatttactgttaaatcgtcactgttaaatgactcacggaataagaaagtttCCAGTTTCCTCGTGAAAGCCTTAatgttgttagaaaatcctctgctttagtttgttctcgtatccgtgtttctctctttctgtctcttagtgatatactcaccattattctttccatagctcttttgagtttCAAGTAGCTTATGTtcaaaagctttagtaaggctccaagtttctgatgcataagttaaatttCACAGTACTGTctgcttaaatacttttcttttcatataaagtgcccttttacttttcataacctcatttggtttaccaaaacCTCTTCATTCTACGAttttccttcttttgatttcggtcatatgtcctggggaaacactgtttgtcctaagtacgtatattcagtaactttctctagaggttcgtccatagcccTTGTTATCTCTCAGCATTtgcattgaacattaccttagttttactcatattaattttcaatcctacctatctgctttctctattcaaatcacctatcatcttttgccatttcCCCTATGATTCACTCAGCAGAACAAAGTCATCTGCAAATAATCTCGTGCATGAAttaagaaaaaagcaaaaaaagttGTACCGTCCGTACTGTTTCACGCAAAATATAAACTCATATCAGGTCAGTTACAAAAGAAAATGGACAACTTTTACTATTAAGATGGCATTTGTCATGAACAACCTTTAATATTAAAATGGCATTTGTTAGCATCGTTGGAATAAATCCTCCCTTTTTATATTCGGGACGTTATGAAGAGGTTGACTGTGTATCCCAGACCGGAAAGACCCAACAACCCCGCCCACTATTGTTACAGCACCTTTCTCCATTGTTTTGCTAAGCTGTACTTCTATGTCAGGCTGGTATGaaatgcttgttattattattatcattattattcacatTGAGGACACAATCGTtcctaaaacgaaaaaaaaaaaaaaaaaaatggacatcagGCAAAATAAGAAAAACCCAATTCTTCTTTGCGGTATTGCGAGTTCTATCTATACATCATGTCAGAAGTCACGGACGCGAATTTGAGTATCATTTTTAGATGTCTCATGGTTTGGAGGTGTCATGTGGAATTTTTAAAATTTctaacactcagagagagagagagagagagagagagagagagagagagagagagagagagagagagagagagagagaaaaagtttcttgttttctgagaAAGGATAGACAAGTGAGTTATTAATAAGTTTTGATCTGGAATTATCATATTTAGGAGAGATTCCGTTTGCGAATTCTCGAGATTGTTGACACTTTCCTGATCTAGGGAGGTTAGAATTTGGTGGGTCATAATCATTTGCATCAAATGATTTTGCCAAATTTCCTTTAGATTTGATTGGaagtaaattttatataataataataataataataataataataataataataataatttaatttcacCATATTGTATAGTGATGGCAATTTATAACTATTATCTATATGGATATAAAATTTAGTTAACCCTCGTCGCTTTCCACGGAATGCGGACTTGAATAACCTAGATACTCCTAAAGACAGAATAAAGTTCAACCTTCCAACTTTTTATAAGAAACACCAATTCATGTAGTTCTAGAAATATATTATTCGAAATAATGTAAATTGTATTATGAAGACATTTCTATTATTAGCAGATGTATTCATATATCCTTCATTGTTATCACGGTAAAttatgctttgagagagagagagagagagagagagagagagagagagagagagagagagagagagagagagagagagcaaaatgacATTTACTGTGGTAAACTATTGTACCTGATAGAATAATCATCGTGCAATTCATTCACAAATAGTTAAAGCATAAATACATCGCAATTCCTCATCCTTAGTCCTGGTATTAACGCAATATATCAATTGACGGCGCTGACCAACTCCCTTGTGACGACATTTAAAGCTTACTCATTcaaatacattcacacacacacacgatcgTTCTTACGTTGTAAAAAAATACGTTAGCAAACATGCATTATCACGCCTCCGCCACCCACATCTGCCTGCGTATGCTAATGAACATCTGTTAGGACCATCTGAATCAATGAGAAGAAGGGGAAAGGCAGAAGAGAGAAATGGGAAAAGGTGaagaggaggaaaggatgaaagcaatgaggaaaagaaaatgaaaatggagaaagaGTGAaggtgaagattgattgattgattgatggtgAAGACAGAAGATGAAGCggatgaagaaaaaaagaagaaaatcataaGGATTGAGAAAAAAATCAAGGTGAAGAGGAAAGaatgaaagagagaaaataaaaaatggaatagagagagagaaaatatgacaGTTAAGGTGGTAAATAATAATAAacggagaaaataaaagaaagagaagaaggaaaaaagaattagagaataatagatggaaattataaCTATGTAATGGAttcactatcaatattattttttttcataaattcacaTAATCATGCAGTATAAAATACATTCCATCCTTTTCTGCCACCAGGAGATACAGATTGCTAAATAGcaattatatttagaaatataaatcGGGCATTGCATTAAAATATTAATGACAAGGATAAAATATAGAAATGATTAAGATAAAATATACTATCATGCAAACAGTGGCGTATTGCCAAACTTTGGCAATACGCTGTCTTCATTCCTCTGTCTTTGATAAACGCCCGTCGATATAAGAGAGCCTGCGTGGCGCTGTGTCGTTGAGCGAGAAAAAGAAGGGTAACCATTTATTTAGACAACTGTATTTTCACACATTTCCTGAGAACGATGTATCGAATGGAGTTATTAGATTCAGTTCTCGCCACCTGAATGATaatgatttaaaaacaaaaatgaatataagATGAGAATTTCAATGCTTCAGTGCACAAACAATTCTTAGAAAACCCACCGGATGAGGTCGGATGGTTTCCTAATTTCTTATGTGTCCAGATGAAACCGCCTTGCAGAATCTTGCCGAATAACAAGTAAAGTggaatttctttgaaaagaattaCCCAACTATTCACCGTACACACTGACACTCGCTAAATCTGTGGGTTTACCAGCTCCGTTTGATTCGTTGTCACATACACAAAACTCCttaggtctgttgcaagtttataCGTTGAGGTTGCTAGACCACTTGAAAAAAAAGACGTAAAtctgacatgatttttttttcagaacggaATTTCCTTCCTGATCAATTTGTTTGTGAACTCGTAAATAACTAAAGGTTTTTAGAAATATGAAATACGTGACCTAGCAGAAGTCTGAAGCTCGGTAGCCTAGGCGATAACTAGTGGCAGGGATTACATGTTGCTTAGTAAACCATTGACTgtcataaagataaagaaaaaatgtcTTTGGTTCCATACTTTCACTACGAAGACATCTTTAATTAGGAACCGTTAGCTTTGTGTGGGTCCTGCGTTAGTCAATAACACGTAAGGATAGGCTGGGCATTATGTAAATTTTCGTCCTGAATCAATCGACAAATTTAGAAGCCATATATAGGAGGTTAAATTTAAATACACTACCTCGAAAACTGGAAGAAATTAATACACAGGAAAGCCTCGAATCAAAATGTTCTAATGGCAAATATAGCtgtgaataaacggattttgagggaagcgaaaaatctatttttaggtgaggtatccatgtcgtcctgatggcagttcctttaaagtagcttcctagattatatttgactacagtgatatatcccagaaaattttatcttaaggtatccagaattctaactattggcgcgaatatccctggctttcgcctttagggatatcacataatatcagaggacgtattcttgacacgccacatagctatcttcaccccgaatagcgttttcgcttcgagagggaaaagtggcaagaatcgaaggagagccgttattaaggcacgctaGACTCCTACTgtttgagtacctgtatgacgtcacgacCGGGCGCCGtcttgttattccttgtagcgttagcgaggtgctacataCTTCGGGAGGAATTCTTTCAGCCTtttataaaaggagggtgggtccatcaggacgacatggctacctcacccagtccatgtcgtcctgatggttcaaatcggttttttgggctcagtccatgtcgtcctgatggaagtttaccagagcattaacgtatctgtggattttccattagTGCCTAAACCGCGATATAAAGGAAAAAACCAACCAAAACCTCTACGAataaaggaataacaagatggcgcccggtcgtgacgtcatacaggtactcaaacGGTAGGAGTCgagcgtgccttaataacggctctccttcgattcttgccactttctcctctcgaagcgaaaacgctatacggggtgaagatagctatgtggcgtgtcaagaatacgtcctctgttattatgccatatccctaaaggcgaaagccagggatattcgcgccaatagttagaattctggataccttaaggtaaaattctctgggatatatcactgtagacaaatataacctaggaagctactttaaaggaacttcctacaggatgacatggcctgagcccaaaaaagcttaTTATTCATCACGCAAAGAACACGTGCAATGTATTAAGGATTTAATACTCTTATATTCTACATTCATGAACTGGATAAAACTGTCAACATACACACAGTGCTTGTATGACTCCGCATATCCATTACTTTTCTGAACACAACAGTGTTATTCTTTTTGTAGGGAAAATCCATTGTAAGGCGAGTCAGCCTATAGAAACAAACCATTAAGCATTCGCACCTAGACcgtgaaaacgagagagagagagagagagagagagagagagagagagagagagagagagagagagagatcgtgttagCACAATAGCCAGACCACCATGATTCATCATTTCCTAGACCATCTGTCTATTTTTCGACCATCGATAAATCATTTAACCTTTTCCCCCTTTGAGCTCCCTACTTCTTCTATTGTCTGCATCGGAAATCAGGGACTGATAACACCACCACACATCACCCAATTATAAGGTTGCAAAGTTTTAGCACTACATTATGTTGACTTTATTTGATTTTTAACAACTCTGCAGAATGGCTGTTTCATTACTTAAAATTGGCAccgatataaaatatatttgtatatgctatTATTTTAGAAAATGACTCCTCGGTTAATTTTTAATGGTAAACTGGTTGGAGTTCCAAGATATTTTAGAGTAAATATGGTCTCAAGAAAGAGTTGCCTCTCATTCCGCGTTCGAAAACATTGCGCAGTAAAGTTGAAAATTTGTGCAGCGATAAAATCTTATGAATAACATTGTGCCTCTGTAGACTCAGGCAATAAGTTATGTACCTGGCAGTCATACGATTATTGTAATTCATAAGTTCGGATAATACTTCTTAAGATAACCCATAAACGAATCAATGAACATcaaataaatcataatatttcaaCCAATACGCATTGGTCCTCGTCTTGGtcgaattattgattttttttctttgtttacctCAGACACaaacacgcactatatatatatatatatgtatatatatatatatatatatatatatatatatatatatatatatatatatatatatggttgattggtatgcaatggaagatgacatgtcattggaaggaaaaaagaattaatgtggtagaatcattaaagtatttaggaactatgatctacaatgcatggtctttagagttagagtttagtgaaagattgaaaaaagcaaatcagacaatggcaaggttaagtaaaatttggaaatcaaatcacctgcaattacaaataaaaatcagactatacaacaGTTTAGTAAGATCTGCAGAGTctatggtcatgagtcatggtatgacaattaaacgtttaaatccaatagatttagtagatatgagaacaaatccctgagaaggatattggaagttaaatggcaggacaggattagaaataaaactgtaagaaagattactcgagtgccatatatagatgagatcatgatgatggggtagatggagatggtttggcatgctcttcgcacttctcgagagagattagttcaccaaacgttcatccgggcactagaagagttggaagacacaagcctacatggatgaggactatgaagcacgaagtagatgttgaatggagaagtattgaattaaaagctcaagatagagacgactgacgaaatctaaccgaggccttttgcgtcaataggcgtaggagatgatgatgatgatgatgaaagtaaagaTGCTTTGGTGATATAGCTTGAAAGTCTGGgattttcctgatatatatatatatatatatatatatatatatatatatatatatatatatatatatatatatatatatgtgtgtgtgtgtgtgtgtgtgtatgtatgttttcagcaaatatttatggGGTGAGGTTTCATGTCTTATACACCGTCCTATCGATGTTCAAGAAGCTTATCTACTTGCAGAAGGGTAAAGCTTCACAAGTTcttatcggcatcaatgaccactgatgctAGGATGTCagacaattataaaaataaaccaatcaatcaatcaatcacaagttCTTAAGAAGACCGTAGTTGGAAAGATAGAAATACACAATACTCTGTGAGAGAAATCTTTTCTCTTTATTTGTTAATacaagaaatgaatatatatatcagttataagGAAAGTTAACGTATTAGCTAGAAATTCCTAAGTAGAACAACATTAGCTATTGTAACTTGTATTTCAGAATCTTCTTACTAGGAATACTGGACATATAAGTTTCAGCAGGCAAGAAAAAGTAATCTTTTTATGGTTAGTTCAACAATTATGAACACAggcaaaaaaaaatcaaacacattcatttaaaaaaaaaaaatggttgttttCTTCCGGACACTAATTCCCAAAGGCAGCTGCAACCACAACCAGTGCAACTGTAGAGGCAGCAGTAGCAAGGTGATTTGTAGCTACTGGCGAAGAGCCATTGCAGAGATCAGTGTTACAGAAGAAGGTTGTAACTTGTTCGTCGTCTCCCCCTTCGTGTTTTGAAGGGACTTGTTCCCTCGTCTCTGAACAGTAGCGACGGACGTCTtctgtaaaagaaaatttaaacatcttatcattttatatatatatatatatatatatatatatatatatatatatatatatatatatatatatatatatatatatatatagtactagggcatgttactctacgattataatgaatagacaattcggacagaatgtcctgcaaatagttttcaggataacagcagaaatatatttactcttctccatttattgtttggtgccgtcacgtgtttcggatcacttcgagacccttcttcaggtCTACTTTGAGTTTTGAAATTACACTTAAATATATTgatttatggtggtgaaaatttggtacaaaaatatttggatatccggaaaaaacattcaacaaaaatttggtacaaaaatatttggatatccggaaaaaaacattcaacaaaaatttggtacaaaaatatttggatatccggaaaaaaaacattcaacaaaaatttggtacaaaaatatttggatatccggaaaaaaaacattcaacaaaaatttggtacaaaaatatttggatgtccggaaaaaaacattcaacaaaaatttggTTCAAAAATATTTGGATGTCcagaaaaaacattaaacaaaaatttggtacaaaaatatttggatgtccggaaaaaacattcaacaaaaatttggtacaaaaatatttggatgtccggaaaaaacattcaacaaaaatttggtacaaaaatatttggatgtccggaaaaaaacattcaacaaaaatttggtacaaaaatatttggatgtccggaaaaaacattcaactaaaatttggtacaaaaatatttggatgtctggaaaaaacattcaacaaaaatttggtacaaaaatatttggatgtctggaaaaaacattcaacaaaaatttggtacaaaaatatttggatgtcctgaaaaaacattcaacaaaaatttggtacaaaaatatttggatgtctggaaaaaacattcaacaaaaatttggtacaaaaatatttggatgtccgggaaaaacattcaacaaacatttggtacaaaaatatttggatgtccggaaaaaacattcaactaaaatttggtacaaaaatatttggatatccggaaaaaacattcaacaaaaatttggtacaaaaatatttggatatccggaaaaaacattcaacaaaaatttggtacaaaaatatttggatatccggaaaaaacattcaacaaaaattgatagatgaaaactttagattcttggagatataaataaatataaatataaatgatttttcaaaaggctttaggAATTTCATAAAGCGCCCAATTCCATTCTTTGTAGCCAgaccgacgtcggttcctcaggaacgccatctctcgttcaaagcagaccaaattgtgaagcttactcacTCCCGCAGAGATTCGGTatgggatctgcattgatctcagactcaattccatttggagcggcgTCTTTCCTAATGACAtattgtggtctcgatgctcctgcattctctctgcaatgaaacagtttctgaactcctatccataccgtttttattttttctccgatgcagctcaagcttccaaggttgcaaaggggttgatgcagagctttcaaaactgaccGTATGTGCAACGCAGCCTTGGACGGGACACTTGCTCGGTCCCCCAATAGTTCCATTTTTGAAGACTACGTTGATTCctgaatccagttcatctggaaccacACCACCCTCCACAACAGCTCGAAATATCTTGGCTCTATCATTCTTTCCTTGGTGAAGCATCCTCTGCGCTTCCATCCAGATTCTCCTCGCCTTGccacctctctatctctctctctctctctctctctctctctctctctctctctctctctctctctctctctctctctatatatatatatatatatatatatatatatatatatatatatatatatatacaggtgtgtggaTGAGATTAAATGTTAAAGTtcaaaggtgtctgatttcagttcgagtttcatctgaatagatgtcGAGCCAGAATGTCAGCCGAACAAGCCCgactccccactgtggtgcccaaccacagcagtgggctCCCCAGTAAGCAGCCAAACTCATGGaaccgggcggggatcgatctgctgccatgcgaaaacATTACCAGTGTCCTCTACACTTATACTTTCTCGATTCAGCTATACTATCAATAAAATGTGCCGAAGAAATCCCTATAAATCTTTGGATGCAGAACATGGAATATTAATAACTTCAGAATTTCAATCAACATAACTTGAAAGGTCAGTCTCAAGAGAAACTGATTAAACAATGCCCTAAACGATGAAAATGAAAGAGAATGGAAATTTAAAGTTTACGTAAGGCAGCTCAAACGCGATTCCATGACTTACCATCGTCGTCAAAATCGTGTTTCTTGGCGCATGAACCACGGCAGGACACTTTTCTGGAACACATGTCCTCGCCATCACAGCTATAACACTCCAGTGCAATACCTGTAAAAAAGGAATTATCgtcacacatataaacacacacacacacacacacacacacacatatatatatatatatatatatatatatatatatatatatatatatatatatatatatatatatatatatatatatatgtgtgtgtgtgtgtgtgtgtgtatgataaatatattgatgtagtatatgtttttatatacacacatatgtgtgtgtgtgtatatatatatatatatatatatatatatatatatatatatatatatattatatatatatatatatatatatatatatatatatatatatatatatatatatatatatatatataaataaataaataaatatatatatatatatatatatatatatatatatatatatatatatatatatatatatatatatatatatatatatatatatataaataaaagatttcaTTTTGTCTTATCTCAATAGTCTAAGTGGAACATTCAACTGGACTTTGAACTTTAAATCATATCACCTAACCTTTGACGGTTCCTTTCCCCAGTTTGCCTGTTTTTCATATCGTGGCCAAAGTTTGCCAACAGAAGATAGACGGTGGCATTTTATAAGAAAGAGAGATATGTTAACAAGAAA
Proteins encoded:
- the LOC137645017 gene encoding uncharacterized protein isoform X2, whose product is MKLLISIAFVLLLFVQAGIALECYSCDGEDMCSRKVSCRGSCAKKHDFDDDEDVRRYCSETREQVPSKHEGGDDEQVTTFFCNTDLCNGSSPVATNHLATAASTVALVVVAAAFGN
- the LOC137645017 gene encoding uncharacterized protein isoform X1, with product MKAKLLRSHCHFQDTIQYTVRTPHRFLDDMKLLISIAFVLLLFVQAGIALECYSCDGEDMCSRKVSCRGSCAKKHDFDDDEDVRRYCSETREQVPSKHEGGDDEQVTTFFCNTDLCNGSSPVATNHLATAASTVALVVVAAAFGN